Within Haematobia irritans isolate KBUSLIRL chromosome 2, ASM5000362v1, whole genome shotgun sequence, the genomic segment gaaaaagagaacaaattttatgcaaacaattttgttttgttacctaatttttatttaaataaatatacattgtacttaatctatttttcacggtaaaattgaaatttataatcacatgttttatgggaatttttccaaaactggattagccaattgggatgtggtaataaaccacagcaattagaattctagaaaaaaaggtttcatgtacctacgcatagagtcatcatcaaaactcacacacacacacatcctttaactacgatcaatgtaataaagtcttttactctgagaaaaatattatagcgacgttattataatgaagaaaaataaaaagaagaaatattgaagaaacagtaatgaaatgccaaattagaattttaatagaagttagacatagtaatgaaatgccataatagaattttaataaaatgaagattacaacattgaatttttcttagttgaaaaatcaattatttgttattattcgatggaagatgtatttattttttttttattgaaataaaataaggatattttgtttttagttgatcaacaaagaaaatctcttttttaatgatttttgtggccctgaaaagggcctttgatggtggaggaaataaattttcgacgaaatatgaagccatttacttggagctggtgtacttagtaacggctttggtaccttcactgacagcgtgcttagccaattcaccgggcaataatagacgaacggcagtttggatttcccgactggtgatggtggaacgcttgttgtagtgagccaaacgagaggcttcggcggcaatacgttcgaagatatcattaacgaaactgttcatgatgctcattgcctttgaagagataccagtatcgggatgtacttgcttcaacactttgtaaatgtagatggcataactctccttacgcttggtgcgtctcttggtcttgtcaccctttgtgatgttcttttgggctttgccggccttctttgctgctttaccactggcttttggaggcattttcactattttttttttttcacacaaacactgtttacactgttcaaaagagaattttgtgtgtTTGCAGCGATGAGCACACATTTGTACCATTTCGTGGACAAGATATTCAGGTAGCGGAAAACGAGCCTCTTCGTGCAGCAAAACAACCCTCAAATGTATTAAATAGCTCGAACGAAAAGTATATAAAGAACTGATTATGGGTCAAACGCTATCATTAAGTGTGTGTTTTCAGtgaagtgaaaaagaaaaaaaaattttgaaacatgtctggacgcggtaaaggtggcaaagttaagggaaaggcaaagtctcgttccaatcgtgctgggcttcaattccccgtcggtcgtatccatcgtcttttgcgcaaaggcaactatgctgagcgtgttggtgctggagctccagtttacttggctgctgtgatggaatacttggccgctgaagttcttgaattggctggtaacgctgctcgtgacaacaaaaagacaagaattatccctcgtcacttgcaattggctatccgtaatgacgaagaattgaacaaattgttgtccggtgtcaccattgctcaaggtggtgtattgccaaacatccaagctgttctcttgcccaagaagaccgaaaagaaggcttaaattatctacaagaaaatgtaaatacagaccatcgtatctctatcaaacaacaatccgtccttttcaggacgacaaaacatttttaaaaagagaaaaaatactttcaaacaatataatttcatacatactttttttctgtaacaataaaatttactataaaaaaatttatatgaagatattcatctgttatggcatcgaaaaatttcgtcactatatatacatatatttagtttatcgaaaaatttcgccacttcatattttcattttgttcctatctaatgccatttattcctaatatcgcaaaacaacaaattcccaccaatttcattaagagagcattcgttttctgagccgaagtgtttttattttcatctgtaTCAACTCTGATTATTTACTACATATGTATCTTTTGTATGCTTTGGCAATGCCGAAGTCTAGTAGGATCGTAAGTGTTCGTAACTTCTAGCGGAAAGTTGCAAATAGTTGATGACAGAGGAAGTTGTTTGTACCAATACATACATAattgatttctgcaaaaagagagtaagaacaAATGAGACTAGGATCGAGTACAGTGCaacatagaatcattttctttgatttctgcaaaagagtaagagaatcatagaatcattttctttgggGAATGGGACGAGAAATGGCATATTGAGAATTGCATATATGTTTCGTATGTATTACATTCgtagtgtttttcttttgtagtgTGTCATGTTTTCCAAGTGCCGACGGCAGAAAAATAGCATAGTAGTCGCCTTTGGtaagtccatacataattgtttcattgggttagtaacaatgttttgccgacggcaaaccaaatgtttgtaattttatttaaaccaagtaaatttaaaattttattaaaataattaaataaatttgtaacaagatgatctcttttgtaaatatattttgtggtcctgaaaaggaccgattgtttttgtattaaagtatttaaatattctccaaatagcgtcaagaaaatgtttaaccgccgaaaccgtacaaagtgcggccttgtctcttcaaagcgtagacgacatccatagcggtgacggttttacgcttagcatgttcggtgtaggtgacagcatcacgaataacgttttccaaaaacaccttgaggacaccacgggtttcttcgtatatcaatccagagatacgttttacaccgccacgacgagccaaacgtctgattgcaggcttggtaataccttggatgttatcacgcaacactttacgatgacgtttagcgccaccttttcccaagcctttgccacctttaccacgaccagtcatttttcacttttttttttaaattcacttcACAAACGTTGCACAAGAACTAATACTGTTCCAACATCATTTCGcttctatttatacaaaaatgccctgaaatgcttactaatattaatgacacgatctaccctcggattcgttcgtgtatacttcgtgtttatacaggcagctgtaagatacaatatttcaatctttccctacacacacccttaactaacagtttgcgcgctcaatttttctataaatatgcgcgTTCATGCTCGGCACACAATTAATACTATCTTGAAAGTGTTTGTGTTCATATcgtgaagtgaaaaaaatataaagtgaaAAATGGCTCGTACCAAGCAAACTGCCCGTAAATCTACCGGTGGCAAAGCCCCTCGTAAGCAATTGGCTACTAAAGCTGCTCGTAAGAGCGCCCCAGCCACTGGTGGTGTTAAGAAGCCCCATCGTTTCCGCCCTGGTACCGTTGCTTTGCGTGAAATCCGTCGTTACCAAAAGAGCACAGAATTGTTGATCCGCAAATTGCCTTTCCAACGTTTGGTTCGTGAAATTGCCCAAGATTTCAAAACTGACTTGCGTTTCCAGAGTTCTGCTGTCATGGCCTTGCAAGAAGCCAGCGAAGCCTACTTGGTTGGTCTATTCGAAGATACCAACTTGTGTGCCATCCATGCTAAGCGTGTCACCATCATGCCTAAGGATATCCAATTGGCCAGACGTATTCGTGGAGAACgtgcttaaatttttgacatattaaaagccaactttttttacaaaaacaatcggtccttttcaggaccacaatatttttataaaaagagaaaaatttttttcaatactttacagttgacaagaatttattcttaattatttgatatcaataaaatatattgcatttgtgtgtgtgttttttttttttttgtattaggttggatatgaagggaatgttgatatatgatgtagattttgctttccaatggttttacattttttcgtactcattcacaatttattttctattaatttattttttaaaagaagaaaagatataagtaggaggatttgtttcttattttcatctaatgctacattcaatgcggcaaacattttatgaaatattttctaaccctATATGGCAAACTTTTCGTAACAAATcgaagattatttttgaattttctagggtgtttatagtttatatatttcctaaa encodes:
- the LOC142225527 gene encoding histone H4, whose protein sequence is MTGRGKGGKGLGKGGAKRHRKVLRDNIQGITKPAIRRLARRGGVKRISGLIYEETRGVLKVFLENVIRDAVTYTEHAKRKTVTAMDVVYALKRQGRTLYGFGG